CGGCGAAAATGTGAGTGAGGTGCAGAATCTCGTCGAACGTCATCAATGCCGCGTCTGGCATGAAGGTCATGTCTTCTGGCATACAGTAGATGCAACGGAAGTTACATACATCTGTAACCGAGATCCTAAGGTTCGTATGGATCCGTCCAAAGCGGTCGAGCATCTGTTGTTTCATATTGATTTCGACAAGTAGATTCAAATTTAATAATAGTATATCACATCTGTTTTTTGTTTGCAAGTTTTTTTATAGTAAAAACTATAAAAAATATTTCTCAGTCAAATGGCGGGCATTGAATCCCACATCCGAGTAGACTTTTTATCTTGACACCCTTATCGCTGTGCTGTATAATGTCTCTATATTTTTCAACGTTGGAGGAAACAGCGATGAATGAAAAAGTGTTCCATGTCGGTGGTGTTGAACTTCACGTCGACAACCGCAATTTCGGATCGGATGGGGGTCCCTCTGTCCGTGTTTACGGCGCGGTCGGCGGTGAAAATGTGCAACTCCTCCGCTTTGACTGTTTTCGCAAGGATCCGCACTATCATTACGACCCCTCTGGGAAAAACGACCAGCGGCATCTCGATAAAGCGAGTGTGCCGGACTCAGTCGCATGGACGATTGAACAGTTGGGACAAAATCTCGCGGAAATGATTCACACAGCAGGTTACGCCAGTGTTGCTGAAGCAGTCGATCAAACCGCAGTGACCCAGGTACTATCCGAGGTGGAATCCTTGATGCGAAGCGAAGACTAATTTTGTAGATGTGCTTTAGCACACAAAGGAGAAGGTTAAAGTGACGAAGACTATTACGGTAAGCGTGTTTCTGCTCACGCTGCTCATCGGGCTGACTACTTTTGCAGGAACCCCAGTGGAATGGGGAAAGTGGAAGGAAGGAGAACTTCTCCTCGAAAATCACAGTTTTGAAGAGGATTTAGCCGCTTGGGGTTTAGAAGACGGCGCGTGTTGTGGACGTGGTGGACTCTATACGATGGAAATCGATAAGAAAAACCCGCAACACGGAAAGCAATCGCTCAAAGTTATCGGGCATAAAGCAACAGGGACCGCATGGCATGCGAAGGTTCGGCAAAAGGATGCCTCGATGAAATCTGGCGAGACTTACACCGTGATTTTTTGGGCGCGTGCCGAGAAACCGCGCGAGGTCCAACTCAGCGTCCAGATGCAACACGATCCGTGGACTTTCTACCAAGGCGGTGCTATCAATCTATTAGGAAAGGAATGGGAGGAGTACCATATTACCTTCAATGCGACTGATGATGTTGAAACAGATATGTGGGTCGGTTTATCTATTGCCCAGTCGGATGTCGATTTCTGGATTGATAACTTCCGCTACTTTGAAGGTGAACCAGAAGACGATCTGAATCGCGATACACCCTTTCCTGTTGATCCCAGAGAAAAATTGGCGATGCAGTGGGGCGAGATTAAAGCGGAACGGTTCTAAAAACGTTCATTCGGTTTTATGAGGCGCGGTCGGCAGACCGTGCCTTTTTTATTTGCATCGGAGTATCTCATAGTAGACTTTGGCACTATCGTGCAGTAAACCGTTTATTAGTCTATGATAAGAGAACGTTTCAACATCTGATTGAATTTCTTGACTTCTAAAGGTCGAAAGATTCGTTTTAAGTTTTTTCCACTTACCATACAGTTTCAAACGACGGGCACCGGACAACGATCGATGATCGGGATTTTGGTATATTAAACACAGTTTATGCTGATTGTATGCCGTCATTATCTGGATGAGTACATCGGATAAGCCGTCAATGTCTAATGTCGGACTCGAGAAAAAGTAGCAGAAATTAAATATAATCTGTGTCCTATCATCGTTTTCAATGTACCTGTCCAGTAATCGGGGCAAAGAATCGGAGTCGCGAATTAACGCAATTTTGTCGAAGAAAGGCTCTCTATACGTGTTGGGACCGTATGTGTTGATTGCTTCTGCTTTATGAAGCATCGTTTGTGAACTATCAATTCCTATATAAGTGATGTCACCCTGTTCTGAAAACGCTCGAAAAGCAATACCTGAAGTGAGTGGACCACAACCGAAGTCGATGAATACGACTTTATCCTTTTCGCTTATCGGTGTGAGGCAATTGGTAAAGATGTGATAGGAACCGAAGAGGTGCCTGGGCATGTGATGGACACAATAGATGGATACCTTGTCTTTTGGGAAATAATATTCATTGGAGGGTTTATCATAAGATGTTTCATCAAAGTCGCTCTGTCCCTGTCTCAGGATACGCGCTATATCTTCCCAGTAGTATATTCTGTTATTTTTAATGTCTTCCGAGAGTGCCGGTAGATCGTGTTCAAAGGGTTTTACGATGAGTTCCTCAAACAGATGCTTTAGGCTTTCATCGGGTTTATAATGATTCTCGTGGGGACAGTGTATATAGGACATGTTTTGGGATTCTTTTTTAAAAGATGGCGTTCGAGTTTCATTATCAAATAACGGAGGAAGAGTAAAATAGAGGCAGGATGTGTTTAGGGACCGCTGTACATAGACCAGCAGCGCAGCAACACTAACAAGGTCGGGGTTATGATCAAGAGGTTCAGACTACAGATCGGCGACTAATTCCTCATGGTATGCGAAGAGTGCTGGGGTACCGCCAGTGTGCAAGAAGATGACGGTGTCGTCGCGGCCGAGTTTGCCCCGGTGGATGTGGTCGATAAGGCACGCCATCGCTTTGGCGGTGTAGACGGGATCAAGGAAGATACCTTCGGTTTTCGCGACCAATTTGAGGGCATCAATACATTCCGGCGTGAGATAGCCGTAAGCCTCTCCAATATAGTCATCTGTATTTTGAATATCTGTTTCCGTAACGCACGGGTCCACGCCTAAAAGGTCGGCGGCACTGTTTGCCGCACTACTGAGCCGTTCAAGTTTATTTTCCCAAACAATGGGAGCAATGCCGAAGGGTTTCATTTTCAGTCCAAGCGTTTTGGTGCCGAGGACCAGACCTGCCTGTGTACCGCCTACGGAAGCCGTATAAATCCAATCGGCATCAATACCCAATTGCTCTTGCTGTTGTGCAATTTCAGCGATGCACCATGTGAAAGCGACAGCGGCGAGCGCAGTGGAGCGCGGCGAGGAAACGACATAAGGCTTCAGCCCTTGTTTCTTGAGGTCTTCCGCCAGTTCGTATTTTACGACATCTAATTCAGGTCCGAATGGGACATCCACAACTTCGACTTCGGCGCCTGCTAAATTATCTAACAACAGATTGCCTTGAACGATACTCTTGTGGTCCCGTGCGAGACGCAAGTAGCAGTTGAGTCCAAGTTTACCGCAGGCAGCGGCGGCTTGTCTACAGTGATTGGATTGCGATGCCGCGCCGTGGACAATCGTATCGGCCCCTTGCGCAACGGCATCCCCAATTGTGAAGGTAAGTTGTCGGACCTTGTTTCCACCGAATGCCAAGCCTGAACAATCTTCGCGTTTAATGAAGATACGTGGACCGCCGAGTGCTTCAGAGAGTCGTGGGCATTCCTCAAGCGGTGTCGGAAAGTGACCAAGGTCCACTTGTGGAATCTGGGACACTTTCTGAATTAAGCCCTCACCAATTTTCATCAATCTACTCCGCTTCAATAACGACAGCCATTTGACTGACCCGTTTTCCATCCTTGGACCGCAAGCCTGGTGTGACGACCTCAACGATGGTTCCTGACACAAATTCACTGCTGCAGGCACCTTTTACCCTATGGTGGTTGGACGATACTTTCGTTTTCCCGATTTCAATTGGAATGACTTCGGAATCAACAAGGTCTAAGAACCAGGTGAGACGCTTGGGTAAGGCGTTCCCGCTCGCGCTTTTGGCGATCTCAACAAACAGAAAATCGCGGACGAACTCGATGAGGAACTTCTTGAAAACGATCACCTCAATCTTTGAGGCGTGTGTCTTTTCTTGTTCGGTTAACTTCTTCGTAAAGCGTTGGAGATAGGCATCACATTCGCCCTGAATTTTCTCCAAATCGCTCGCGTTCTCGGCGAGGAAGTCAGGGAACAATGTGGGGGAGGGGGTGGAAATACCACGCGTCTGTTTGAGCGTCTGTTTGAGTTGCCTCCCGACATCAGTGAGGGTTTCAACAAGCTGTTCGGAATCAGGTGTGCCACGTTCTGCCTCTTTCTGCCATGCGGTTATCTCGTTCACCATGAGGTTAAGCAGCAACATTGCGGTTTCCTCTTCACAGAGCGTTTCTGGATCCCAATCAATGAGATTCAGTCCGTAGCCTTCATTGTAATCCTTCTCTAATTTAGAGAGTTTATCCTGAAAATCGTTTTGAATGGCTTCGCCTTTTTGCTGATAGTAAGCCTTGCCGCGTCTGCCTTCGACAGGAAATCCGAGGGCTTCAGCAAACTGCCCGAAAATTCCTTTCCTTTTCTGTTTCAAAGCTGCTCTGCTGGTATTAGCAGATGTTGTTATTGCCTCCGATTGCCGTTGCTTTGCACGCGCACTTGATGGCAGAGATGGGATTGTGATCTTAAACTCAAGGTTATTGTCTATGGGGAATGCCTGTGATTTAGGCGCGATACGGACAGGCGAGGATACTTTTGTCGGTTCCTGTTCGTTTTCAGCGAGGATCAGCTGTTTCGGCTCTGCAGTATCCACTTCGGGATCGTTCGGGATCACGGTTTCTTCTACGGGGTTAGGCGAACGAGGAACAACTACTTTTTCAGCAAGTGATGCTATTGCAGGCTCGAATTCGGGATTCGCGTGTGTGTCTATGTTACTATGGTCCCTTACGGAGGATATATTGATCACAGGCACGGGGTCCTCTGCTAACTCCTCTGCTGGGAATTTAATTCTAAGTTGCTCCAATTCTGCTAATATTTTTTCAATACGAGCGGAAATAGGCTCCGTATTGTCAACAAAAAAGGTGAGTCGATATGCTTCGAGTACCTCCGTTGGGAGGCACAGCAGGACAGGCGAATTGGCTAACTGAAACTGTCTCCAATTAGCGAGTCCACTCATGGCTAATTTCTGATACATCACACGCACTTGTCTTTCATCGCTAATTAGATTCCGGACACTCATATAGGTCCGAGTGCCTTCAGTGCTAAATGCTATCTCAATATCTCGGAAACGACCTGTTACGCTGTTCCTGGACATGTTATATTTCTCCTCGCAAGTCTCTCAGAATAGTGTGGTAAAACCGAAATGGAATACGACCGAACATGAGTTTAAAGTATGATGTCGAATTAAACAATTCAACGTTTTTTTTTCGTTGGCGTTACAAAATTTTTTCTTTGCTATTTGAGAAGTGTCTCAAAAGATGAGGCGGACTTTCTATACCCCAACAATTGCCCAAAGTCAGTATAGAGAATTCATCTCTTGATAAGCATTTTCCGAGTCGCTTGGAAAGTTCCAGCTTGAATTGCGTAAAAATATACCCCGCTCGCGACAGATTCACCGGAAGTGTTCCGACCGTCCCAATGAACGGTGTGTGAACCCGCCTTGCGGTAGCCAAGTGCTTTAAAATAAATACGCTTCCCTTGAGCATCGTAGATATGAAGGGACACGTTCGTATCTGAGGCGAGTTGATACGGGATCCAGGTCTCCGGGTTAAATGGGTTGGGAAAGTTTTGACTTAAACGGTTGACTAACGCAGAATTAACGGCATGCGGCGTCCAGTCAGATTGCGTAGGTTCTTCCACAGCAAGCGAGCGGTTTCCTTCTATGTTCACACGAAAAATACGGAGCTCATACAGATCCGCAACATACAGGGTATTCCCTACCAATTTCAATTCAAACGGGAATCTGAGTTCACGAAAACTTGAAGCGACTGTCAATCTACGTGTGTCAATTACCTCAACGCTATTGCTACTGAGTAGATAGAGAGCGTTGCCACTGACCGTTGCATCAATTGGGAGCGCATCCTTCTCGTATGCGTCTTGCAACTTCGGTTTGTTCGGTTCAGACACATCAAGCACTACGACACCGATGCCGCTGTCCAATAGGTAAGCCCGTTCATCCGCGATCGCAACACCTGTTGCATTGCCTTGTGTCGCGTAACTTCCAACCAAACGCGGGACTGCCGGTCCTGTAATGTCGAAAACGTGCAGCCCGCCTTCAAGGGCAGCGAGGTATGCGTGGGCGGGTTGGGCGGCATCGATGACAACACGATAAGC
This genomic interval from Candidatus Poribacteria bacterium contains the following:
- a CDS encoding D-cysteine desulfhydrase family protein — its product is MENGSVKWLSLLKRSRLMKIGEGLIQKVSQIPQVDLGHFPTPLEECPRLSEALGGPRIFIKREDCSGLAFGGNKVRQLTFTIGDAVAQGADTIVHGAASQSNHCRQAAAACGKLGLNCYLRLARDHKSIVQGNLLLDNLAGAEVEVVDVPFGPELDVVKYELAEDLKKQGLKPYVVSSPRSTALAAVAFTWCIAEIAQQQEQLGIDADWIYTASVGGTQAGLVLGTKTLGLKMKPFGIAPIVWENKLERLSSAANSAADLLGVDPCVTETDIQNTDDYIGEAYGYLTPECIDALKLVAKTEGIFLDPVYTAKAMACLIDHIHRGKLGRDDTVIFLHTGGTPALFAYHEELVADL